The following proteins are encoded in a genomic region of Oceanisphaera profunda:
- a CDS encoding sodium:solute symporter family protein — protein MELYQLSTTTVLLLLAAFYGGTYFLTTFIKKDQEDTDAFMVSNQRIGFGMGAASMTATWIWAASFYAAATSGYTYGVSGPLHYGLWGALMILFIYPFGRRFRALAPKAHTLGELIHARHGSSSQLILAFSNLLGSIISLMVNFTAAGALVAVLSPLSFQTGIAIAGVGVLSYTLWSGFRASVFTDFAQLVALMGISIVIIPAVLFAMGGPSVMLEGFNNMTLEQTSLFSMDAILNQGAPFFIAVLAYAIGNQTISQRLFAVNKNHIKSTFLTATLGYGAIVIGLGMIGLMALTLGVEPLNGEGNNLIPQMVSTYLSPVFIGLFFILVIGSLSSTADSDLSALSAIVMADVYGKNLAKGKVDPKRMLFIGRMTMVAATMIGIILASYSFDILVMLVFVGALWGAIVFPVIASCYWDRITNAAFTSAVLTGLALFCISRFELLSMTGFTGLLFELLAFIGAGVVIGLMAFGFFGKWAGFVAGTIAALAMTYFATGFLREYTVLLSSLVAYGSSTLVCVVMSLLNKERFDFDLIAQRVGHYDNRNELAEALKNKKSPGNAGLNPARLAKES, from the coding sequence TTGGAACTCTATCAACTCTCTACAACAACGGTATTGCTGTTGTTGGCGGCTTTTTACGGCGGCACCTATTTTTTAACCACCTTTATTAAAAAAGACCAAGAAGACACCGATGCCTTTATGGTGTCTAACCAACGCATCGGCTTTGGTATGGGTGCCGCCAGTATGACCGCCACCTGGATTTGGGCCGCCTCGTTTTATGCGGCCGCCACCTCAGGTTATACATACGGTGTCTCGGGCCCGCTGCATTATGGGCTATGGGGTGCGCTGATGATTTTATTTATCTATCCGTTTGGCCGCCGCTTTCGAGCATTGGCACCTAAGGCGCATACCTTGGGCGAGCTGATTCATGCGCGCCACGGTTCATCCAGCCAGCTGATTTTAGCCTTCTCAAACCTCTTGGGCAGTATCATCAGCTTAATGGTGAACTTTACCGCCGCCGGTGCCTTGGTGGCCGTGCTCTCGCCTTTGTCATTTCAAACCGGCATCGCGATTGCCGGTGTCGGCGTGCTCAGCTATACCTTGTGGTCGGGCTTTAGGGCCTCGGTGTTTACCGATTTCGCGCAATTAGTGGCGCTGATGGGTATCTCGATTGTGATTATTCCTGCGGTATTATTTGCCATGGGTGGCCCGAGCGTGATGCTCGAGGGTTTCAATAATATGACCTTAGAGCAGACCAGCTTGTTCTCGATGGATGCCATCTTAAACCAAGGTGCGCCCTTCTTTATCGCGGTGTTGGCCTATGCCATAGGTAACCAAACCATTTCTCAGCGGCTGTTTGCGGTAAATAAAAACCACATTAAATCGACCTTCTTAACCGCCACCTTGGGCTACGGCGCTATCGTGATCGGCTTAGGTATGATTGGTTTAATGGCGCTCACCTTAGGCGTAGAGCCCCTTAACGGTGAAGGCAATAACCTGATCCCACAAATGGTATCGACTTACCTATCGCCGGTGTTTATTGGCTTATTCTTTATCTTGGTAATTGGTTCATTGTCGTCCACCGCCGACTCCGACTTATCGGCGCTGTCTGCCATCGTAATGGCCGATGTGTACGGTAAAAACTTAGCGAAAGGTAAAGTCGACCCTAAACGCATGCTGTTTATTGGTCGCATGACCATGGTGGCTGCCACTATGATCGGTATCATTCTCGCCAGTTACTCGTTTGATATTTTAGTGATGCTGGTATTTGTGGGTGCCTTGTGGGGAGCCATAGTGTTCCCAGTAATCGCCAGTTGCTATTGGGATCGCATTACTAACGCCGCCTTTACCAGTGCCGTGCTTACCGGTTTGGCCTTGTTCTGTATCTCACGTTTCGAACTGTTGTCCATGACCGGATTTACAGGCCTCTTGTTTGAGCTGCTGGCCTTTATTGGTGCTGGCGTGGTGATCGGCTTAATGGCCTTTGGCTTCTTCGGTAAGTGGGCAGGCTTTGTGGCCGGTACCATTGCCGCCTTGGCCATGACCTATTTCGCTACCGGTTTCTTACGGGAATACACGGTATTGCTGTCATCACTGGTGGCCTACGGCTCCAGTACCTTAGTATGCGTGGTGATGAGCTTATTGAATAAAGAGCGTTTCGACTTTGATTTGATCGCCCAGCGCGTGGGTCATTATGACAACCGAAACGAGCTGGCCGAAGCCCTCAAAAATAAAAAAAGTCCAGGCAATGCGGGCTTAAACCCTGCTCGTTTGGCTAAGGAGTCTTAA
- a CDS encoding putative transporter small subunit: MNELTLGIYILIWPALTLGILWVICRAVWKDIKTAKKEKRGLV, from the coding sequence ATGAACGAATTAACGCTAGGTATCTATATATTAATCTGGCCCGCTCTTACCTTAGGCATCTTATGGGTCATTTGCCGTGCGGTATGGAAAGACATTAAGACGGCGAAAAAAGAAAAACGCGGTTTAGTGTAA
- a CDS encoding NRDE family protein, whose protein sequence is MCLIAFSWQPQARQLQLLANRDEFYARPTAAADWWPDSPNIWAGRDQEAGGTWLGVNRSGRFAALTNVREAQMNVGKRSRGELVTNFLTSLLSPEAYLEQVLSQGKEYAGFNLLLGDLAMNQEQGELWYGGNRLGGEARRLNAGSYGLSNAQLNTPWPKLIRLKQGLAQLDDTGEASAFALLDDATQAAPDSLPDTGVSPELELLLSSAFIHSPTYGTRAQTYLCIKGQQLDIIERSRGAHAELLSTQCLQLILPSA, encoded by the coding sequence GTGTGCTTGATTGCGTTTTCGTGGCAGCCCCAAGCTAGGCAGCTGCAGTTATTGGCCAACCGTGATGAGTTTTATGCACGTCCCACGGCTGCTGCGGATTGGTGGCCAGATTCGCCCAATATATGGGCAGGGCGGGATCAAGAAGCGGGGGGCACTTGGCTCGGAGTAAATCGCAGCGGTCGGTTTGCGGCATTGACCAATGTACGAGAAGCACAGATGAATGTCGGTAAACGCAGTCGTGGTGAGCTGGTGACAAATTTTTTAACCAGCTTATTAAGCCCAGAGGCCTATTTAGAGCAAGTGCTTAGCCAAGGCAAGGAGTACGCCGGTTTTAATCTGTTGTTGGGTGACCTTGCTATGAATCAGGAGCAGGGTGAGCTTTGGTATGGCGGCAATCGCCTTGGTGGTGAGGCAAGGCGCTTAAATGCGGGTAGCTATGGTTTATCTAATGCCCAGCTCAACACGCCTTGGCCCAAACTGATCCGCCTTAAGCAGGGGTTAGCCCAGTTAGACGATACAGGTGAAGCCTCCGCGTTTGCCTTGCTAGACGACGCCACTCAGGCCGCACCCGACTCTTTACCTGATACCGGCGTAAGCCCTGAGCTGGAATTACTCTTGTCCTCGGCGTTTATTCACAGCCCTACTTATGGCACCCGTGCTCAAACCTATTTGTGCATTAAAGGTCAGCAACTCGATATCATCGAGCGCAGCCGTGGTGCTCATGCAGAGCTACTCAGTACCCAGTGCCTGCAACTTATTCTGCCCAGTGCATAA
- a CDS encoding DNA ligase, with translation MNYLPLLLPLAVVTMVVAASHPNAPPLQLAANYQQQDASRYWVSEKLDGVRAYWDGEALWSRAGHRFVVPDWFVADFPSTHLDGELWLGRGQFDALSAAVRRYQPQEDEWRQIRFMVFDLPQSNALFEARLSELEQLLTPIDTPYLQLIEQQRLTDNTALAKLLKDVEKSGGEGLMLRHKHSRYQAGRNQSLLKLKQFQDAEAKVVAHLPGLGKYQGMLGALLVETPDGRQFRLGTGFSDAQRQTPPAVGSTVTYRYQGETQQRQPRFASFMRERKEEP, from the coding sequence ATGAATTATCTTCCCTTATTATTACCGCTGGCGGTGGTCACTATGGTGGTCGCAGCTTCGCATCCTAATGCCCCGCCACTGCAATTAGCCGCCAATTATCAGCAGCAAGATGCCAGCCGTTATTGGGTGAGTGAAAAACTCGATGGCGTGCGCGCCTATTGGGATGGTGAAGCTCTGTGGTCGCGGGCTGGGCATCGCTTTGTGGTGCCCGATTGGTTTGTGGCAGACTTTCCCAGTACCCATTTAGACGGCGAGCTTTGGCTGGGGCGCGGCCAGTTTGACGCGCTCTCGGCGGCGGTGCGCCGTTATCAGCCTCAAGAAGATGAATGGCGCCAAATTCGGTTTATGGTGTTTGATTTACCCCAAAGCAATGCACTCTTTGAAGCCAGACTGAGCGAGCTGGAACAATTACTGACGCCAATAGATACGCCTTACTTACAGCTTATTGAGCAGCAGCGGCTCACGGATAATACGGCCCTCGCTAAGTTGTTAAAAGACGTAGAGAAGAGCGGCGGCGAGGGCTTAATGCTGCGCCATAAACACAGTCGCTACCAAGCGGGGCGTAATCAAAGCTTACTCAAGCTTAAGCAATTTCAAGATGCAGAAGCCAAGGTAGTGGCGCATTTGCCAGGGCTGGGTAAGTATCAAGGCATGCTGGGTGCGCTGCTGGTGGAAACGCCGGATGGTCGGCAGTTTCGCTTAGGTACCGGCTTTAGTGATGCGCAGCGCCAAACCCCGCCTGCGGTGGGTTCTACCGTTACTTATCGCTATCAAGGCGAAACCCAACAACGGCAACCGCGTTTTGCCAGCTTTATGCGTGAGCGCAAAGAAGAGCCTTGA